The Opisthocomus hoazin isolate bOpiHoa1 chromosome 18, bOpiHoa1.hap1, whole genome shotgun sequence region gggggggcggcgggccctgGCCGGCCCTGGCCGGCCCTGCCTGGCGAGGCCGCCCCCGGAGCCGTTCCCTGCCGCGCTCCGTCCCGCGGTGACCTGGCGGGATCCCGCAGCCTCCCCCGCGGCACCGTGGCGGCGCGGGCCGAGGCGGCGGCCGTGAGGGCCCTGGGGGCGCCGAGCCCCGGCAGCAGGAGGCcgcggggagggcagggcggcGGCTGGCTCACGGGGCAGGGCGAGGCACCCGCGGTTCGGCCGAGGCCTCACGGCCGCGGCAGCGCTGGGAGGATCGGAACCGCAGGAGCGCACCGGGAGGAGCCTCCCCAGCCCGGTAAACTCCCGCCGGGAAGCAGAGCGGCCCCGGGCCTGCCCCGGGCAGGTGGGTTAGCGATGCGTGCCCGGGAAGAGCAGAGCGTTCCCTGGGCACGGCCGGGCGGGCTCGCGGGTCCTGGCTCCCGAAGGGTTCTgaggagaagctggagcagaggaagctccagctgaacccgaggaagaacttcttccctctgagggtgacggagccctggcccaggctgcccagggaggctgtggagtctccttctctggagatattccagccccacctggacacggtgctgtgcagcctgctctgggtgaccctgcttgggcagggggttgggctgggtgaccccagaggtccctgccatgctgggattccgtGGTTACCTGGGCTCACCTTCAGGCTGTGGCATCGCTCGTTATACCAGGCACAACCTTGTGTTGACTGAGATAAGCGCAAATGCTTGGATTgccgcccgccctcccctccTGGCCTGCAGCACGCCCGCCAATGCGCTCGTCTCGACCTTGACCGGGCTCTTGGGGACCTGGCCCAGGTCGCTTTACGCTGGGCTGATGTCACGGTGCCTTCCCCGTGCCCCTGGCCATAGCTGGCCGCTCCGGGCAGCTCAGGCGTTGCCGCGGAGTTTCTGGGGAATACAACCACTGCCAActgcttggttttatttttcagtaccaCACTGGGGTAAATCTGAGAAGAAACTGGAAGTTGTGCTTCCAGTGAACTTCACAGCAGTAGCTAAAATAATCAGAGATGATTCACAATAGGTTGTTATGAAAATAGCCCAGGTCAGGGGTAAAGTTAGTCATCTGGGACTATAAAAAGAGACTTGAAGTGAGGTGGGGGGAAGTGCCAAAAGATTATCAAGCTCGCACTGGTGAGATGTGCCCGGAGGAACAGCAAATAGGCAGCGTAGTTTTTGCTCAGTCGCAGAGGGGACGTGCTGGGTGTTTCGCTTCTGACTTGCTGGTGAGCGCACGGAGGGCAGTGAAGTCGCCGTCTCTGTGAAGACTCACTTAATTCCACCCATTTAATGTTAGTCAGCATCACTTCCGAAGCGGCACTTCTCATCAAAATAGTATTTTGGATGTTAATTGTACAGAATAAATCAAGGCCGTGCTTCTCAGAATTCGTGCCCAATTTGAGTATTCGCTGTAGCAGGGCTGATAAATGCAGCATCGGTTGTTACGTGAGCGTGCCTGAAAAAAAGTTGTCTCTTGTGAACTTGAACTAGAGGAATATCTCCAGCAGATGTGGAAGGAGAAGTGTGGGTCTGCATACACAGCTGCCCATGGTGAGCAGAGGGAGAGCTGCTTTCTGTGACTCTGCAAGGCTTGTCCCCGGTCCACGTGTTCTCTCTCCGTTGGCGTTCTAGCCTACGTGTTCCTGGTGGGTCGGGCAGCGAGGCCATCTTTGTCTGGAGTTGTCAGCTGGGAGGGAAATGTTTTTATCCAGCAGCAATCCAGAATTCCCTGTGCAGGTTGTGAAGTGCTGCTTCTGGATGATTGTCCAGTTTGGTCAACTCAGCGCACGtccctcatcttcctcctgctaGGCACCGCCTGCTTTCACGGGAACAGCGAGGACAAGGAGCTTCCCCTCACAAAACCAAGCAAGTTCTGAAAGCCATGCTGAAGTTTCCGTACAATTCTTAAACTTGTTTATTTATTATTCTTGTGTTATTACTTGTAATGCAGATTGACAGTCTGGATTTGGGGCTGGAAATGttctgcttcctttctcagtcttcTCGCTCTGCTCCTGAAGTTCCCTGTCCCCTTGTTCGAGGGTTGCTGCAGATCCAGCTCGTAGGGGAACAGCGAGAACGCCCTTGGGCCAGACTGAACGTGAGCCAGCGCTACCTGGGCCTTCCAGCACGTGGTAGTTTCACATTCAGTTCCAGCTGGCAGAAGGATCTCGGAGCTTTTcctgaaagatatttttaaaaaaaaaaaaaaaaaaaaaaagagagtttattaGAAATCAGACGGCATTCCACAAGCTGCGCCGTTCAGATCCTCCATGTCAGGCTGTCGCTTAGCAGTAACACCGTGTTTTTGTCGCGGGTTAAATGGCAGCTCATCGTGCTAGCGACGGGGCGAGGCAACAGCGCGTTGCTTCCTCTCCGCCCCGCGTCGCGAAGGACTGGGATGGGTGAACTGGGCTTGTGCAACGTCGGTTTAGATGGATGCTGAATCTTGTAAACCCGATCCAGTGGGAGCACCGGAGCAGGCGTGTGGAGGGTGTTTTGGTCGGTCACTGTGCTTGGGCAGGGCTGGCTTTTATGGGAAATCCTGGTAAAAGTGTATTGCCAAAATAAAAATAGTGGCAtagatctgtgtgagcagttgtgCTCGATACACCTAAAGCAAATATGGTTGCTCCAGCTTCCCCTGAAAGCAGACGCGCGAGCTCTCGCTGAGGAGGACGCTGATGTTGGCTGGCAGGGTCCTTTCACAGGGAGCCATCgccttgcaggaggaggagggcgggctCGAAGGAGCGAGTGCTTAGGAAATTTTTATGAGAAGTGCTATGAAAGGAGCTTAAACGCACCCTCAAAAGCCTGAGGAGGGCCAGCGCTGGCAGATGTCCGCTTCGCACCCTGATGTCCTCTGGTCACTTGAGCGCTGGACGAGGCATAATGCAGATCACTCCACCGTTACCCCTTTCCCTTCAGCTCCCCGCTGGACGCGAGCGGGGAACGCTGCTCTCCGTTTTCAGTGTGCTGACGATACTGGTGCAAAAAATACAAGCGCGAGATCAGCCCTGACCGGGCAGTCTGGAAGCAGAACAGAGGCGAGGAGTTCTGGGGCTGCGGGCATGCCGAGAGCGGCCGTCTGGCGTCGGGAGGAGCGGCCACGCTTCGCTGGGGTGCTCCGGGGCGAGCGcgggagcaggagcagctttgGATGTCGGGGTGCAAAGGGCCTTAATTTTCCGGGGTGTGGCAGCTCGCACCCTTGCCTGGGGCGGCGGGGTGGTGGACACGCTCCGTGTCGCTGCCCGCTGGTTCGGGAGCTCGCCTCACCCGGGCAGTTCACTGCACATGACGGGTTTGTTTTGCTGCATTTGCAAGCGTCGGAAGGCTGTGCTATGCTTGTGGCTGTAATGATTTCCTTTGTAGCGAGCTAGAGTGCGAGACTGGGAGCAGACTTTTCTGTAACAAATATTTGCACTTGATTCTTGAGCAAAAGGAACGGTGACACCAGTTCCCCCAGTCTGGAGATGCAGAGTATCCAGGGGGTGTGATGCCTGGAAATGGACAAACCATTTAATGGTTTTATCTTCAGTCCtcgcagctgctgcagcccaatTAAAGATCTATTGTTCTGTAAGGAGCCTTCTAGAAAGGGACTTTAAAGTGTAACGCGCgagaggaaaaaagcatttgGGCGGCATTCCAGGGAACCGCTGAAGAAAACCCAGGCATCAGCTGTAAACCTGTTGTGGCCGGATGGTCCTGATGACACATCGCGTCACACCACACGAGAGGGGACTGCAGTGTGAATGTCTGATAAAAATGGGAAGGTTTTGTCGATACACGGGAGGCGTAAGGAGAGGCAGctctgaaaatactgtatttatcaTTTACGGTCTCTCTGGAGCGTTGGTAGGCAGCTGGAGCTCTTCACCAAAGCACCTGACCGATTCCCTTTCAAGAGCCTGAGCAGTGCGGAGAGAGCAAGCCGGAACTGCGTTTCCGAAGCacgagatttaaaacaaaaaggctgACTGCAAAGGGAATCCATGGCAAAGTATTATATTATTTTCATAAGTGGTTTAAAAAGcattatgattatttttaaaagtcaagagAAGGGTCTCTATTAACTCTAAAGATGTGACGAAgattttttgcagcagagcttgtgCAAATGATACTGATTGTTGGACAGGCTTTGCTAAAATAATGCTGTCTCGGCTCAGGCCTTTTTAAAGTTTTCATGTTgtacattatttttattcttcaaagTCCCTCACAACTTAATGAATGCAGAATGCTGCTCGAGTAGATAGGTTGAATCTTTGGCTTTGTGAAAAATTGTCATCTGCAGAAAACTGCCTTCACCTATtcctgctttgtttctgtttcaggttTCTAGCACGGGCTCCTCCATCGATCAGAGCGCGccagccacagagctgctgtcatGTCGAAGCTGAAGAGCTCTGAGTCTGTCAGGGTGGTGGTGCGATGCCGGCCGATGAATAGCAAGGAGAAGACAGCTTCGTACGAGAAAGTTGTTAACGTGGATGTCAAGTTAGGGCAGGTCTCGGTGAAGAATCCACGCGGGACGTCTCATGAACTGCCTAAAACTTTCACCTTCGATGCTGTGTATGACTGGAATTCCAAGCAGGTTGAGCTCTACGATGAGACCTTCAGGCCTCTCGTGGACTCTGTTCTGCAGGGGTTTAACGGGACAATCTTTGCCTACGGGCAGACCGGGACAGGGAAAACGTATACGATGGAAGGGGTGCGTGGTGATCCTGAAAAAAGAGGGGTCATCCCCAATTCATTCGATCACATCTTCACCCACATCTCTAGGTCTCAAAATCAGCAATACCTAGTTAGAGCTTCTTACTTGGAAATATACCAAGAAGAAATCAGAGACTTGTTATCGAAGGATCAGTCCAGGCGGCTGGAGTTGAAGGAGAGGCCGGATACAGGTGTGTATGTTAAGGACTTGTCCTCCTTTGTTACGAAAAGCGTCAAAGAGATAGAGCACGTCATGAACGTGGGAAACCAAAATCGCTCAGTCGGTGCCACCAACATGAACGAGCACAGCTCTCGATCTCATGCCATTTTTGTGATCACCATCGAATGCAGCGAGTTAGGACTCGATGGAGAGAATCACATCCGTGTGGGGAAACTCAACCTGGTTGACCTTGCAGGCAGCGAGCGGCAAGCGAAGACCGGAGCGCAGGGGGAAAGGTTAAAGGAAGCTACGAAAAtcaatctctctctctcagctttgGGCAACGTTATCTCTGCCCTAGTAGACGGCAAAAGCACGCACATTCCATACCGGGACTCAAAGCTGACGAGGTTACTTCAAGACTCATTAGGTGGCAATGCCAAAACTGTGATGGTGGCCAATATAGGCCCTGCCTCTTACAACGTGGAGGAGACTCTGACAACACTGAGATACGCCAACCGTGCCAAAAACATCAAGAACAAGCCACGAGTGAATGAGGATCCTAAGGATGCTCTGCTGCGAGAATTCCAGGAAGAGATCGCTCGACTCAAGGCACAGTTGGAAAAACGGTCTGTTGGcaagagaaagaggagggaaaggaggagagatggtggggaagaggaggaggacacTGAAGAGGGTGAGGATGAGGGAGATGACAAAGACGACTATTGGAGGgagcaacaagaaaagctggAAATTGAGAAGAAAGCGATAGTTGAGGATCACAGTTTGGTCGCAGAAGAAAAGATGAGACTgctgaaagagaaggagaagaaaatggaggACCTGAGGCGAGAGAAGGAAGCAACAGAAATGTTGAGTGCTAAAATCAAGGTAGAGTCCTTCCTTGTCCTACTTTTTGAAAGCAATTTATTTAGGCTGTGGGGAGAAAAGAGGGTTTCCCAAATCTTAAAGATATTTCACCAAAAATTTCCAGGATAGTGATTTGTGTTTAGAttggaagattttaaaataaagtatttctagACAGAAGTTGAAATTTCCACCATTAGTTACATACTTCAATATTCATGAGTTGTTTCATCGTTCTTATGTGCTGATCTTTTAGGACCTGAAGCAATCATCAGCACAATAAAATGTGACCATACGTCTCTTCACAAGCTGTGGCACAAAAAGTGCTTCGCTCTGTCACAGATCACGAACAAGTTCTTTACAGGAGAGCACGCGTCGTGGGTCTCCAGCTTCGTTCACACCTTGCAGCAAGGCACAATTCCCAGCGAGTTACCGTTTCGTTAATCCCGCAGCTTTGTAGGAATTTTAAGAAATAGTGATTCTTGCAGCAGGTGACTTGAAAGAGAACGTTAAATAAGGGCGCTGCCCTGAAGAGGTTGTGTCCGTAGGAGAGGAAGTTGCATTCTGTGGTCACTGAGAGAAACTTctcaccgtggtttttcctttcaggCAATGGAAAGCAAGCTTCTGGTGGGAGGGAAAAATATTGTGGATCACACGAACGAACAGCAGAAAATCCTGGAACAGAAACGACAGGAAATTGCAGAACAGGTACACGGAAGAATGTTTGTTAGTTTGTGTGGAAAGCCTAGCTGCAGAGCTTTTCTAAAACATTGTATCAGGAGAAACCCTAAGAAAATTTTCCCAGGCTTAATCCTAAAATTGGTTTAATGGCAATCATTAATCTCAAAAGAAGGGGGAAGGGCTCACCATTGTATGAAGTATGTAAAGAAGGTTTAGAATAGTTTTCTCCCAGCTTTTCACAT contains the following coding sequences:
- the KIF3B gene encoding kinesin-like protein KIF3B, with the translated sequence MSKLKSSESVRVVVRCRPMNSKEKTASYEKVVNVDVKLGQVSVKNPRGTSHELPKTFTFDAVYDWNSKQVELYDETFRPLVDSVLQGFNGTIFAYGQTGTGKTYTMEGVRGDPEKRGVIPNSFDHIFTHISRSQNQQYLVRASYLEIYQEEIRDLLSKDQSRRLELKERPDTGVYVKDLSSFVTKSVKEIEHVMNVGNQNRSVGATNMNEHSSRSHAIFVITIECSELGLDGENHIRVGKLNLVDLAGSERQAKTGAQGERLKEATKINLSLSALGNVISALVDGKSTHIPYRDSKLTRLLQDSLGGNAKTVMVANIGPASYNVEETLTTLRYANRAKNIKNKPRVNEDPKDALLREFQEEIARLKAQLEKRSVGKRKRRERRRDGGEEEEDTEEGEDEGDDKDDYWREQQEKLEIEKKAIVEDHSLVAEEKMRLLKEKEKKMEDLRREKEATEMLSAKIKAMESKLLVGGKNIVDHTNEQQKILEQKRQEIAEQKRREREIQQQMESRDEETLELKETYSSLQQEVDIKTKKLKKLFSKLQAVKAEIHDLQEEHIKERQELEQTQNELTRELKLKHLIIENFIPLEEKNKIMNRSFFDEEEDQWKLHPITRLDNQQMMKRPVSAVGYKRPLSQHARASMMVRPEARYRAENIVLLELDMPSRTTRDYEGPAIAPKVQAALEAALQEEEEIQVDASIFESTSNKKSKPRPKTGRKSGGPSSAGTHSSQLYPQSRGLVPK